From the Lathyrus oleraceus cultivar Zhongwan6 chromosome 4, CAAS_Psat_ZW6_1.0, whole genome shotgun sequence genome, one window contains:
- the LOC127075271 gene encoding uncharacterized protein LOC127075271, with protein sequence MLLLPSSSSKLHTAFWFSTPSHRNTQTHRNRNIIKCATKRTGKQRYPSEKKKLKSKHKDLLSTSNDDKTKFKGTWRLCNLAVPLNQDPGKDFLEVSDALLQVIAELLKFPVASMLPREPFSVVRKSFDARKEPKFVHIVDMDVQKLLSLEPRSWDFISQLQPKVGLVERVHEGRDFGDLMSIIQDCKENSEGAVKGENGHSIFSKKLNKKQDTKKPKIAIVGTGPSGLFAALVLAELGADVTLIERGQPVEKRGRDIGSLIVRRILESESNFCFGEGGAGTWSDGKLVTRIGRNSGSVIAVMKTLVQFGANKKILIDGKPHLGTDRLVPLLRNFRRHLQDLGVTIKFGTRVDDLHIEDGHVLGVMVSESADELRLRSQKLECDAVILAVGHSARDVYQMLLTHNVELLQRDFAVGLRIEHPQELINRIQYAELASEVCRGRGKVPVADYKLANYIDKNDFNESSDSNVENRSCYSFCMCPGGQVVLTSTNPSEICINGMSFSRRASRWANAALVVSVTKNDFEALNYYGPLAGVEFQREFERRAAIMGGGKFVVPVQTVPDFLENKLSVTSVPPSSYRLGVKASNLHQLFPTNISEALKHSLVMFEQELPGFICNEALLHGVETRASSPIQIPRDIDSYESTSVKGLYPVGEGAGYAGGIVSAAVDGMNAGFAVAKKFNLFHGDVKSVLGKAHNAGLVKY encoded by the exons ATGCTTCTTCTTCCCTCCTCCTCTTCGAAGCTACACACTGCTTTCTGGTTTTCCACTCCCAGTCACCGGAACACCCAAACACACCGCAACAGAAATATCATAAAATGTGCCACCAAGAGAACCGGCAAACAACGGTACCCGTCAGAGAAGAAGAAGCTAAAATCAAAGCACAAAGACCTTTTGTCTACTTCTAATGACGATAAGACCAAATTCAAGGGTACATGGAGACTATGCAACCTCGCTGTTCCACTCAATCAGGATCCCGGTAAAGACTTTCTAGAAGTTTCCGATGCACTTCTTCAAGTAATCGCCGAACTTCTAAAGTTTCCG GTTGCTTCGATGTTGCCGCGAGAACCTTTCTCGGTTGTTAGAAAGTCTTTTGATGCTAGGAAG GAGCCCAAATTTGTGCATATTGTCGACATGGATGTCCAGAAACTCCTCAGCCTAGAGCCTCGTTCTTGGGACTTTATTTCTCAGCTGCAACCTAAAGTTGGCCTTGTGGAACGTGTGCATGAGGGAAGAGATTTTGGCGATCTGATGAGTATTATACAAGACTGTAAAGAAAATAGTGAAGGTGCAGTCAAAGGGGAAAATGGACACAGCATCTTctcaaaaaagttgaacaaaAAGCAGGATACCAAAAAGCCAAAAATTGCTATAGTGGGTACTGGGCCTTCTGGGCTATTTGCTGCTCTTGTTCTTGCGGAGCTCGGTGCAGATGTCACACTAATAGAAAGAGGTCAACCAGTTGAAAAGAGGGGGCGTGATATTGGTAGTCTTATAGTTCGGAGAATTTTAGAATCGGAAAGTAACTTCTGCTTTGGGGAG GGTGGTGCAGGTACCTGGAGTGATGGAAAGTTGGTAACTAGAATTGGACGCAATAGTGGCAGTGTCATTGCG GTTATGAAAACTCTAGTGCAGTTTGGAGCTAACAAAAAGATATTGATTGATGGAAAACCTCACTTAGGAACAGATAGGTTGGTTCCATTACTTCGCAACTTCAGGCGACATCTCCAAGATTTGGGT GTAACCATTAAGTTTGGAACACGAGTAGATGATCTACATATAGAAGATGGACATGTCCTCGGGGTTATGGTATCAGAATCAGCTGATGAATTGCGTTTAAGAAGCCAAAAGTTAGAATGTGATGCAGTTATTCTGGCGGTGGGTCATTCTGCCCGTGATGTATATCAAATGCTTCTTACTCACAATGTGGAATTACTACAGAGAGATTTTGCT GTAGGGCTACGGATTGAGCATCCTCAGGAGCTAATAAACAGAATACAG TATGCTGAACTGGCATCTGAAGTTTGTCGTGGACGTGGTAAAGTCCCAGTTGCAGATTACAAACTTGCCAATTATATTGACAAAAACGATTTCAATGAATCATCCGATTCAAACGTGGAAAATCGTAGTTGCTACTCTTTTTGCATGTGTCCAGGTGGGCAG GTTGTTCTGACAAGTACAAATCCATCTGAAATATGCATCAATGGCATGTCATTTTCCCGGCGAGCATCTAGGTGGGCAAATGCTGCACTTGTTGTATCAGTTACAAAGAATGATTTTGAAGCTTTGAATTATTATGGTCCACTTGCTGGTGTCGAATTTCAG AGAGAGTTTGAACGAAGAGCTGCTATAATGGGAGGAGGAAAGTTTGTTGTGCCTGTCCAGACAGTTCCAGACTTTCTTGAGAATAAGTTGTCAG TTACATCTGTTCCGCCGTCAAGTTATCGCTTGGGTGTGAAGGCATCAAATCTTCATCAGCTATTTCCGACAAACATAAGTGAAGCTTTGAAGCATTCACTTGTAATGTTTGAGCAAGAG TTACCAGGGTTTATCTGCAACGAAGCTCTCCTTCATGGTGTAGAG ACTAGGGCCAGTTCACCAATCCAAATTCCTCGTGATATTGACTCTTATGAAAGCACTTCAGTAAAAGGACTATATCCAGTTGGTGAAGGAGCAGGTTATGCTGGTGGTATCGTTAGTGCCGCGGTAGATGGAATGAATGCTGGTTTCGCTGTGGCAAAAAAATTCAACTTATTTCATGGAGATGTTAAGTCTGTTCTGGGCAAGGCTCATAATGCTGGTCTCGTGAAGTACTAA